The Astatotilapia calliptera chromosome 14, fAstCal1.2, whole genome shotgun sequence genome includes a region encoding these proteins:
- the LOC113035772 gene encoding fibroblast growth factor 12 isoform X3, with product MELVKEKAPPEPQLKGIVTRLFSEQGFFLQMQPEGAISGTKDENSDYTLFNLIPVGLRVVAIQGVKAALYVAMNAEGFLYTSDVFTPECKFKESVFENYYVIYSSTMYRQHESGRAWFLGLNKEGIIMKGNRVKKTKPCSHFVPRPIEVCMYKEPSLHELEEKLLKSSRSPTMNSEERARSLEREQRAAESSTEREAS from the exons AGCCGCAGCTGAAGGGCATCGTGACGCGCCTCTTCAGCGAGCAGGGCTTCTTCCTGCAGATGCAGCCCGAAGGAGCCATCAGCGGCACCAAGGACGAGAACAGCGACTACA CTCTGTTTAACCTGATCCCAGTAGGTTTGAGGGTCGTGGCCATCCAGGGAGTGAAGGCCGCGCTGTACGTGGCCATGAACGCCGAGGGATTCCTCTACACATCT gATGTGTTCACACCAGAGTGCAAGTTCAAGGAGTCGGTCTTTGAAAACTACTACGTCATCTACTCGTCCACCATGTATCGGCAGCACGAGTCGGGCCGGGCTTGGTTCCTGGGCCTCAATAAGGAAGGAATCATCATGAAGGGAAACCGAGTGAAGAAAACCAAACCGTGCTCACACTTTGTCCCCAGACCCATCGAAG TCTGCATGTATAAGGAGCCGTCGCTGCACGAGCTCGAGGAGAAGCTGCTGAAGTCCTCGAGGAGCCCGACGATGAACAGCGAGGAGCGGGCGAGGAGCCTGGAGAGGGAGCAGCGCGCAGCGGAGTCCTCCACAGAACGAGAGGCGTCGTAG